The following is a genomic window from Blattabacterium cuenoti.
AACGACATTATGATGAAACCATTTTTATGACTCCAGATGGCAAGTGTTTTACACAAGAATACGCCGAACAGTTAACCAATACAACGAACTTATTAATTCTTTGCGGTCGTTACAAAGGAGTTGATCAAAGAATTATAGATCATTTAATATCTAAAGAAATATCCATAGGGCCTTATATTTTATCTGGTGGAGAATTAGCAGCAGCTGTTATTGTTGAATCTATAACTAGGCTTTTACCTGGAGTATTGAATAATTCAAATTCTATTGTTGGGGGCAGCACTTATACGACGACGTATCCTATTTATACCCGTCCATGTATTTATAAAGGCTGGACTGTTCCACAAATACTTTTGTCGGGAAATCATATCAAAATTAAAAATTGGCGAAGAATTAATTCAAAAAATCAAGATAAAAAATTCATATAATATATTTTATTTGGTTTATTATATTTTCGATTTTTTACATTTTTACACGTCCCATTTGAGCATCATATAATACTACTATACCATTGTAATTTAATGTTTTGCAAAACATAATAATATTGTAAGTTTTTTATGTGTTAAGCTTTATTTTATGTCAAAGTTTAACCTAACCATACATACATAACCAGCAAGCAGCATATCATACTAAAGTATTTTTTATACTAAAC
Proteins encoded in this region:
- the trmD gene encoding tRNA (guanosine(37)-N1)-methyltransferase TrmD, with amino-acid sequence MRIDIVSIFPRLFNEFLYNFPVKKAIHKGLLEVHVHDLRKYGIGNKKKVDDYPYGGGGGMVLKIEPVYQCFNTLLSERHYDETIFMTPDGKCFTQEYAEQLTNTTNLLILCGRYKGVDQRIIDHLISKEISIGPYILSGGELAAAVIVESITRLLPGVLNNSNSIVGGSTYTTTYPIYTRPCIYKGWTVPQILLSGNHIKIKNWRRINSKNQDKKFI